GATTGTTGTTTGTACTCCCCATTATGGTAAAAGTAAACGTTTCCATTTTCTTTCTTATAGAATGATGAAATGCCTTTAGCGAGCATCTCTTCCACCCATTGAGGAACTTCTTCTCCTTCTTCTTTCATGCGAGCCACGGACTTCTCAACACCAATGGCATCCCACATTTCAAATGGGCCTAGTTCCCAGCCGAATCCCCACTTCATGGCATCATCAATACTAGGGAGGTCATCAGCAATTTCACCAGCCAGTTGAGCAGAGTAAATTAAAACAGGCTTCACAACGTTCCATACCAAGTCTCCTGCACGATCACCTTTGGCTGAAACAAGTGCTTTCAACTTTCGTTTAGGGCCTTTCTCTTGCTTTACCATTTCAGTTGCTTTTGTCTTTAATTTCTTGCGATCTTCATATTCTAGGGTTTCAGGGTTTAATTCATAAATAACGCTACCTTTTTCCCCTTTTTTCTTCACGAAAAATCCTTGGCCTGCTTTCGCTCCGATCCACCCTTTTTCTTGCATTGTTTTCATAAAGGCAGGAGGATCAAATACATCCTTTTCTTCACCTTCTACTTTGTCGTACACGTTCTTTGCGACATGAAGGAAAGTATCAAGGCCAACCACATCAAGCGTGCGGAACGTAGCGCTTTTTGGACGGCCGATCATCGGTCCGGTAACAGAATCCACTTCCCCTACACTATATCCACCGCTCATCATTTCTCTTACTGTAACAAGCAGTCCATATGTGCCGATTCGGTTTGCAATAAAGTTAGGCGTATCTTTTGCTTCAACCACACCTTTCCCTAATACATCTTCACCAAATGACTTCATGAATTGAAGCACATCTGAATCCGTATTCTTGGTAGGAATGACCTCTAATAGTTTCAAGTAACGAGGCGGGTTAAAGAAATGAGTGCCGAGGAAATGTTTCTGGAAATCTTCTGAACGACCTTCAGCCATAGCCTCAACAGATATCCCTGATGTATTTGAACTTACAATTGCTCCTTGTTTACGGTACTCGTCAACAGAAGCAAATACCTTTTGTTTCACTTCTAAATTCTCAACTACAACTTCAATAATCCAGTCAACTTCACCTAAACGTTCTAGATCATCCTCAAGGTTCCCCACCTCTATAAGATCTAAATTGTTTTTACTCGTTAAAGGAGATGGCTTTTGCTTTAATAGTCCTTGTTTGCCAGCTTGACTGATTCGATTTCGTACTTGTCGATCTTCTAATGTAAGCCCTGCATTCGCCTCTTTCGCTGTCAGCTCCCGAGGTACAATATCGAGCATAATGGTTGATATTCCTACGTTTGCCAAGTGAGCAGCAATACCAGCTCCCATTACACCCGAGCCTAATACAGCTGCACGCCTGATTGTTCGATTCATTTCAGCTCCCCCTATCATTTGAATGAATACTCATTCATTTTACGGCGAAAAAATAAATAGATCCTCATTCGATCTAATTCTACTTTTACTATAAATTATTTTCAGACATTTCGCAATCCTTTTTGCAGACAATTTTCTATTCTTTTACAAAGCTTTGGACCGGTCTTTCAAAACCGGTCCTTTCTTAAGTTATTTCCCAATGACACCTTTTACGACAAAGGCAACGTTAGCAGGCCTCTCTGCTAAGCGTCTCATGAAATAACCATACCAATCGTCTCCATAAGGGACATAGACTCTCATTCGATACCCTTCAGCTACAAGCTCTTCCTGTCTCTCCGTACGGATTCCATACAACATTTGGAACTCGAACTGGTCTCTTGGGATATTGTATTCTTTTTCAATATGTTTCGTGTATTCAATCATTTGATCATCATGTGTAGCCACTGCCGTATAATTTCCGTTTAACATATGCATCTTAATAATCTTCTTAAAGTTAAGATCCACATCTTGCTTCGCAGGAAAAGCAACTTTCGGGGATTCCTTATAAGCTCCCTTTACTAATCGCAAATTCGGATTATAAGCATTCAATTCTTCGATATCCTCAACCGTTCTATACAAATAAGCTTGCAGAACAGTACCGATTCCATCATACTCGGATTTTA
The nucleotide sequence above comes from Pontibacillus chungwhensis. Encoded proteins:
- a CDS encoding 3-hydroxyacyl-CoA dehydrogenase/enoyl-CoA hydratase family protein → MNRTIRRAAVLGSGVMGAGIAAHLANVGISTIMLDIVPRELTAKEANAGLTLEDRQVRNRISQAGKQGLLKQKPSPLTSKNNLDLIEVGNLEDDLERLGEVDWIIEVVVENLEVKQKVFASVDEYRKQGAIVSSNTSGISVEAMAEGRSEDFQKHFLGTHFFNPPRYLKLLEVIPTKNTDSDVLQFMKSFGEDVLGKGVVEAKDTPNFIANRIGTYGLLVTVREMMSGGYSVGEVDSVTGPMIGRPKSATFRTLDVVGLDTFLHVAKNVYDKVEGEEKDVFDPPAFMKTMQEKGWIGAKAGQGFFVKKKGEKGSVIYELNPETLEYEDRKKLKTKATEMVKQEKGPKRKLKALVSAKGDRAGDLVWNVVKPVLIYSAQLAGEIADDLPSIDDAMKWGFGWELGPFEMWDAIGVEKSVARMKEEGEEVPQWVEEMLAKGISSFYKKENGNVYFYHNGEYKQQSFNDKEIHLKRHKEVHGVIKSNKGASLIDIGDDVALLEFHSQSNAIGLDIIQMINYAVEEVGRNYKGLVIGNQAKNFCVGANLGMILMEAQDYNFIEIEMVVKQFQQAMMNIKYSDKPVVAAPFGMTLGGGTEVTLPASAVQASQETYMGLVEPGVGLIPGGGGNKELYIKHLRGIPKSVDFDLQKVANEVFEKIATAKVSTSGEEAKDLGFLDQRDAISVNGDHLIHDAKQKVLGLAKAGYKAPKREKIPVVGEAGYATMLLGAKTMGFGGYASEHDIKIAQKLAYVLAGGQVAQGTLVDEQYLLDLEREAFLSLVGEPKSQQRMQQMLVKGKPLRN
- a CDS encoding proline dehydrogenase, which translates into the protein MEQVLRNFFLFLSKNKAFTKMARKYGLRFGAARFVAGETMSNTAKVIQELNAKGMDVTIDHLGEFVDNEAEAKQRTEECIEAIRVISEQQLHSQLSLKMTSMGLDVSEELVLKNMRRILDAGKEYNVFVTIDMEDYERCGKTLEIFKQLKSEYDGIGTVLQAYLYRTVEDIEELNAYNPNLRLVKGAYKESPKVAFPAKQDVDLNFKKIIKMHMLNGNYTAVATHDDQMIEYTKHIEKEYNIPRDQFEFQMLYGIRTERQEELVAEGYRMRVYVPYGDDWYGYFMRRLAERPANVAFVVKGVIGK